CTCTTTCCAGGTTTTACAAGATCCAAAATGCTGTAGTAGGAAGTGAATGTACTCGGATTATTGTCTGTCGAACTTCATTCATCATAATTCCAGACGTCACCGTGCATGAGAGGCTATTTTAGGGTTCTAACAATAACTTAAATTATTAGAGGTCAGGTTAGACTTCACTTTTCTGGTGGTAGAATTGTAACATTTAACCGAAATTCCATGGAGCCAGTGGAAAGAAGGAGCAGACATCCAAATCGCAAAGACTGTTTTTGTCCCTGGAACAAACCGTCTTCCATTTTGAATCATGAGGTTTTTATACTGTTGGATTGAGAGCCTGCTGAGTTCAAGTGTTCGACTCACCAGAGAaacttttctttgtctttctcgCTATATTTTGTTCTGGGATGAATTCAAATAAATCTATTTATCTAAAAAAATGTCTGTGATGTTGGTGTCCTTTTTCCACCATGCTGTGAGACCGCGAAGCTCATTTGAGTCAGATACAGTCATCCAAACATTTGACActgatatttattcataatCCTAAACTGGCACATGCACACCAAACCTGCTTGTTGAGCAGACGTTAACATGAGACGGACAAGAAGAACTTCCAAAAGGGGGCAAGGTCATGACCTTTTGAGCGGCTGCAACCACACAAATAACTTATTTATGAACCGTTCACCTTCACAGTCAGGTCAGCCACCACCTTTTGCCTGTTTTCTTGATCATAGCTCTCTGTACAAGTCCTGGGTTTGTGCAGGAAATCTCAGGAGTGGGAACAGGAAACATGGCTGCCCACCAGGAGGGACGTCTTGGCACGGTTCTGTGGCTCCCCGAGGTCCGGAGGGTTTCTTCACAGTTCTGTATACACGTCAGTCGTCACAGGACGCTGAGCAGGAGGTGGGCACCCGCCGGGAGAAGAAGCTTGACCCTCTGAAGAGAAGCCCCTGGTGCAGATGAGACCACCGTGTCACCCTGGTTCACCCTACAACACCCTGTTGGTGAGCTGCTCACCTGCTGACTCAGGTGCTTCCAACAGTGCAGCCAGGACCTGAAGATGGGTGAGTGAGGAGGAAGACCTGCCACGAGgctggaggcaaacagacatGTTTGCATTTTGCAAATAACAGTGGGAcgatttgaatgtgtttttagcaCAGAAATTGGTTAAGTGTTTGAACACACGTTTCAGTTTCACAAAcgaaaaacaaatcaatggaGCAAtacttgaaaacaaacaagaactgCTGGCTTTTCCTTTGTCTTCAACAGGTGTGCAACCCGACTCCAGCAGCAGTTCCTGGAGGGTTTGCTGCTGCCACCACCTCTAAACATGAAACTTACCCGCCCAGACAGAGACTCACCCACAGTTGTTGACGGCCATGATGTCTGCCACCAGCATGAAGGGATACGTGAGAACACTGACCGCGATCTAGACGAACACACGTGCTGGTCACCTGATGCCGCAACGGTGCGCGGGCCGTCTACTCACCCCCATCACAAACCGGGAGTAGCCCCTGATGGCAGAGGCCTGGCTGAACTGCACCGCAAAGACATCAGCGTTAGTCCACAGGCAAAACACAGAGGCGCGCGGGAGGCGCGGCGGGACGTACGCTGTCGTCCACGGCGTACGTGTTGATGAAGTGAGCCAGAAGGTTGCAGCACCACAGGAAGAGCACCTCTCCCAGCATGTGCGGGACCACGCCGCTGTGAACACAAGCGCCAGTCACGCACTCCACAGAGGCCAGCGGCTGAGGCTGACTTACACGTAGAAGCCAAAGATTCCTTCTTCCTGGAAGATCTTGGAGACGCACCTGAGGATCccactgcagacacacacgttCCGGAATAGCCAGTCAAACATCCACgcgtgggtgagtgagtgagtgagtgctcTGGTACCTGTACTTGACCTCTCTGCCAACAAACTGGGCCATGCAGCGCACAGACAtgactgcagagagagagagagagagcagccgtcagtcacacacacacacacctgtgctcACCTGGACACTCATGCACTACTTCTGCTTCAAGTAGGACGTGACTCTGATCCTGAACTGGGCT
This portion of the Synchiropus splendidus isolate RoL2022-P1 chromosome 18, RoL_Sspl_1.0, whole genome shotgun sequence genome encodes:
- the LOC128749248 gene encoding mitochondrial carrier homolog 1-like: MDRSPDDRSSPGDEAGSVEVDSGLLLLGAGVTTLTHPLIYVKLLIQLGHEPLSPTMGTTLFGRRVLYLPGFFSYARYIVKVDGKIGLFRGLSTRIMSSTVSTVIRCRVKQAQLSSKDGSADASLRKVVKETSQEMMVQCVSRVLAHPFHVMSVRCMAQFVGREVKYSGILRCVSKIFQEEGIFGFYVGVVPHMLGEVLFLWCCNLLAHFINTYAVDDSFSQASAIRGYSRFVMGIAVSVLTYPFMLVADIMAVNNCGLVAGLPPHSPIFRSWLHCWKHLSQQGLLFRGSSFFSRRVPTSCSASCDD